One genomic region from Granulicatella adiacens ATCC 49175 encodes:
- a CDS encoding LysR family transcriptional regulator has protein sequence MDIKHLQYFVSIVDHGGYSPAARSLFITQPTLSQTIKKLESELHTPLFIQQTNGICLTDAGQVLYEDAKKIILQLEETVQKIQKLNRPQKETIRIGLPTLFAIKLMPVFSRFMMSHPTVHLTMIQGGSRELQTALVNGEIDLGVLSFPKIETDIYLEPFQKDFLGYHASIVVPKGHPFEQASSLTFEHLKNERFSTLSRNFMLGKLLHTRSRDFGFEPHIVYTDDNWEVLLASLTTFNSICIMAHEYKDFYSDDSLTWIPLDDKKSFFPIGVAYLPNQTYSQNTIELIELLRDL, from the coding sequence ATGGATATTAAACACCTACAGTACTTTGTAAGTATTGTTGACCATGGGGGATACTCCCCAGCTGCACGCAGTTTATTCATCACACAACCTACCCTTTCCCAAACCATTAAAAAATTAGAATCTGAATTGCATACTCCCCTTTTTATTCAGCAAACAAACGGAATCTGTTTAACGGATGCTGGACAAGTCCTATACGAAGATGCGAAAAAAATTATTTTACAGTTAGAAGAAACTGTTCAAAAAATTCAAAAGTTAAATCGCCCGCAAAAAGAAACGATTCGAATAGGTCTCCCAACTCTTTTTGCCATTAAATTAATGCCAGTATTCTCAAGATTTATGATGTCACACCCAACTGTTCATCTAACAATGATTCAAGGTGGATCTAGAGAACTACAAACAGCTCTCGTCAATGGCGAAATTGATCTTGGAGTTCTTTCGTTTCCAAAGATTGAAACCGATATTTACCTTGAGCCTTTTCAAAAAGATTTTTTAGGATACCATGCTAGTATCGTCGTCCCGAAAGGGCATCCGTTTGAACAGGCCTCCTCACTCACTTTTGAACATCTCAAAAATGAACGTTTCAGTACTTTATCAAGAAACTTTATGTTAGGAAAACTACTTCATACTCGTTCTAGAGACTTTGGATTTGAGCCTCATATTGTTTATACAGATGATAATTGGGAAGTTTTGCTAGCTAGTTTAACGACCTTTAATTCCATATGCATTATGGCCCATGAGTATAAAGATTTTTATTCTGATGATTCACTTACTTGGATTCCTCTAGATGATAAGAAGAGTTTCTTCCCGATTGGAGTGGCGTATCTCCCAAATCAAACTTATTCGCAAAATACAATTGAATTAATAGAATTATTGCGAGATTTGTAA
- a CDS encoding 2-dehydropantoate 2-reductase: MKITIAGAGAMGSRFGLMLHNAGHEVVLVDGWKDHVEAIQKEGLKANFNGEEVIVKLPALLQSEVTESATSDLIILFTKAMQLEKMLNDLKPVIHEKTKVLCLLNGIGHEEVIEQFVPKENIFIGNTMWTAGMEGPGRVKLFGSGTVALKNLVDTDDAKKGALEIVEVLNSAGLNANYSENILYAIYKKACVNGTMNGLCTILLSNMYEFGSTTDAHMIVENIVKEFAEVAKNENIEINVSEIVEYIESNCYNCKTIGLHYPSMYQDLNKNNRLTEIDYINGAVVRKGEKYGVPTPYCAFLTALVHCKEQILGAK, encoded by the coding sequence ATGAAAATAACAATAGCTGGTGCTGGCGCAATGGGAAGTCGTTTCGGATTGATGTTGCATAACGCGGGGCACGAAGTAGTACTAGTAGATGGTTGGAAAGATCATGTAGAAGCCATTCAAAAAGAGGGATTAAAGGCAAACTTCAATGGTGAAGAAGTGATTGTCAAATTACCAGCGCTACTTCAAAGTGAAGTAACAGAGTCTGCTACAAGTGATTTGATCATTCTATTTACAAAGGCGATGCAATTAGAAAAAATGCTCAATGATTTGAAACCTGTTATTCATGAGAAGACTAAAGTGCTATGCTTACTAAATGGTATTGGTCACGAAGAAGTCATCGAACAGTTTGTTCCTAAAGAAAATATCTTTATAGGGAATACGATGTGGACTGCGGGAATGGAAGGCCCAGGTCGAGTGAAATTATTCGGAAGTGGAACAGTCGCGTTGAAGAACTTAGTGGATACTGACGATGCAAAAAAAGGAGCGCTTGAAATTGTCGAGGTATTGAATAGCGCAGGATTAAATGCTAATTATTCAGAGAATATCCTATATGCCATCTACAAGAAGGCTTGTGTCAATGGTACAATGAATGGCTTATGTACCATTTTATTAAGTAATATGTATGAGTTTGGATCTACTACAGATGCTCATATGATTGTTGAAAATATAGTGAAAGAATTTGCAGAAGTTGCAAAAAATGAAAATATCGAAATAAATGTTTCAGAAATTGTTGAATATATCGAAAGTAATTGTTATAATTGTAAGACAATTGGACTTCACTATCCATCTATGTATCAAGACTTAAATAAAAATAATCGTTTAACGGAGATTGATTATATTAATGGTGCAGTTGTTCGTAAAGGTGAAAAATATGGAGTACCAACACCATATTGTGCTTTTCTAACGGCTTTGGTTCATTGTAAAGAACAAATTTTAGGAGCAAAATAG
- a CDS encoding PTS sugar transporter subunit IIC, whose protein sequence is MEAQAQTKMTGKVFINKILSGTALGVIVGLIPNAVLSAILKYFSQYPIAVTITQIAVIFQLATPLIIGGLIALQFGFKPMEMMVTAGACFVASGVVTYNAELKAYVGAGTGDLINTMVTAAIAVGMLMLIKDKFGSTAVVAMPIVVGVGSAFIGLLLLPYVKMITAAIGQVINEFTTLQPILMSILICCSFAFLIISPISTVAIGLAIQLNGVSAGAAAMGVAATAVALVVHSWKVNKSGVTLAIALGAMKLMMPNLFKYPVILIPCLSTAILSAIPVALFSVSGTPQSAGFGLVGLVGPLASIDAGLNVGLAAIVWLAVPIAAAIASKLVFEKVLKLYDSSVVFKFQD, encoded by the coding sequence ATGGAAGCTCAGGCTCAAACAAAAATGACTGGAAAAGTCTTTATTAATAAAATCTTATCAGGAACAGCATTAGGGGTTATTGTTGGTCTAATTCCAAACGCTGTTTTATCTGCAATCTTAAAATATTTTAGTCAATATCCAATTGCTGTAACAATTACACAAATTGCAGTAATTTTTCAATTAGCAACGCCCCTTATCATTGGTGGATTAATCGCTTTACAATTTGGATTTAAACCAATGGAAATGATGGTAACTGCGGGTGCCTGCTTTGTAGCAAGTGGGGTTGTGACTTATAATGCTGAATTAAAAGCTTATGTAGGTGCCGGAACAGGGGACCTAATTAACACAATGGTGACTGCAGCGATTGCAGTGGGGATGTTGATGCTCATTAAAGATAAATTTGGTTCAACAGCAGTGGTTGCAATGCCAATCGTCGTTGGGGTTGGATCTGCGTTTATCGGTCTATTACTCTTACCATACGTTAAAATGATTACTGCAGCGATTGGTCAAGTGATCAACGAGTTCACAACATTACAACCAATTTTGATGTCTATCTTAATCTGCTGTTCATTTGCATTTTTAATCATCTCACCAATCTCTACAGTAGCGATTGGTTTAGCGATTCAGTTAAACGGTGTGTCTGCCGGGGCTGCTGCAATGGGGGTTGCTGCAACCGCTGTAGCATTAGTAGTTCATTCATGGAAAGTGAATAAATCAGGGGTAACATTAGCGATTGCTTTAGGAGCAATGAAATTAATGATGCCAAACTTATTCAAATATCCAGTTATCTTGATTCCATGTTTATCGACAGCAATTCTTTCAGCGATTCCTGTAGCGCTCTTCTCAGTAAGTGGTACTCCACAATCTGCTGGATTCGGTCTTGTTGGTTTAGTAGGACCATTAGCTTCTATTGATGCAGGATTGAATGTTGGATTAGCTGCTATTGTATGGTTAGCTGTTCCAATTGCTGCTGCGATTGCAAGCAAGCTTGTATTTGAAAAAGTATTAAAACTATACGATTCTTCAGTAGTCTTCAAATTCCAAGACTAA
- a CDS encoding LysR family transcriptional regulator, giving the protein MRIQQLIYFEKIAEKGSMNEAAKELYVSQPSLSKAIRELEIEMDITLFQRGNTGITLTAEGREFLVYARQVLDQVNLMEEKYKRQTKRKRTFSVSAQHYAFVVHAFVDFIQKEAGDEYQFTLRETETQNILEDLTNYKSEIGVLYLNDFNRKVMEKLFKEKDLVFTPLFTAQPHVFLSTQNPLAEKESITLEELEDYPYLSYEQGEENSFYFSEEILSTMEHKKSIKVSDRATIFNLMVGLNGYTISSGIISSKLNDDKIVAVPLDVEDTMELGILQHDQRKLSKEAERFLHMLKTHIQEYGFEVQNLDF; this is encoded by the coding sequence ATGAGAATTCAGCAACTCATTTATTTTGAAAAAATTGCTGAAAAAGGTTCGATGAATGAGGCGGCTAAAGAGTTATACGTCAGCCAACCAAGTTTGTCGAAGGCCATTCGTGAACTTGAAATCGAGATGGATATTACGCTTTTTCAACGTGGAAATACGGGAATTACTTTGACGGCAGAAGGACGAGAATTTCTAGTATATGCTCGTCAAGTCCTCGATCAAGTGAATTTGATGGAAGAAAAATACAAAAGACAAACGAAACGGAAACGAACATTCTCAGTATCCGCTCAGCACTATGCCTTTGTGGTCCATGCCTTTGTAGATTTTATTCAAAAGGAAGCCGGAGACGAATATCAATTCACGCTTCGTGAAACAGAAACACAAAATATTTTAGAAGACTTAACGAATTATAAGAGTGAGATTGGCGTCTTGTATTTGAATGATTTCAACCGCAAAGTCATGGAAAAATTATTCAAAGAAAAGGACTTAGTCTTCACGCCACTCTTCACGGCACAACCGCACGTATTCTTAAGTACGCAAAATCCACTTGCCGAAAAAGAGAGCATTACGCTAGAAGAATTAGAAGACTATCCTTATTTATCCTATGAACAGGGAGAAGAAAACTCATTCTACTTCTCAGAAGAAATCCTCAGCACGATGGAGCATAAGAAAAGCATTAAGGTAAGTGACCGAGCGACCATCTTTAACTTAATGGTCGGATTAAATGGATATACGATTAGTTCAGGGATTATTAGTAGCAAGCTAAACGATGATAAGATTGTTGCGGTGCCGCTGGACGTAGAAGATACGATGGAACTGGGAATCTTACAACACGATCAACGAAAATTATCGAAGGAAGCAGAGCGATTCTTGCACATGCTAAAAACACATATTCAGGAATACGGCTTTGAAGTTCAAAATCTTGATTTTTAA
- a CDS encoding phospho-sugar mutase, whose amino-acid sequence MSWKETAKLWESFDALEEGLKVQLQSMDDVQKEEAFYTPLEFGTAGMRGIVGPGINRMNTYTVRQATEGLSRLIESYGEEAKKRGVAIAYDSRHFSPEFAMESARTLATHGIASYVFESLRPTPELSFAVRHLHTFAGIMITASHNPAAYNGYKVYGEDGGQMPPKDADALTAYVRQVANPLEIEVLDDDALEASGLVTIIGKDVDDAYLKEIKTVSVNPKLLSDVEGLSVVYTPLHGTGLMLVEKALEQANFKGLHVVEEQAVPDGDFSTVKSPNPEEAGAFEYAVELGKKVGADVLLATDPDADRMGAAVRLPDGSYQVITGNQIAAILVDYLLYAHQQAGTLPSNALVVKSIVSSELPTAVAKSYGAEMMNVLTGFKFIAEQIQHDEETGEHTFMFGFEESYGYLVKSFVRDKDAVQAVLLLTEVAAHFKNEGKTLYDGLQALYAKHGYFLEKTISVTVAGLEGPQKIKALLDGLRASVPTSFGGLKVAFAQDFAVNEQKDANGVVTEIGLPTSNVLKYILEDGSWIAVRPSGTEPKIKFYIGAKAESEESAKEKVAALQADLEKLQ is encoded by the coding sequence ATGAGTTGGAAAGAAACAGCAAAATTATGGGAATCTTTTGATGCACTAGAAGAAGGATTAAAGGTGCAATTACAATCAATGGATGATGTTCAAAAAGAGGAAGCCTTCTATACACCATTAGAGTTTGGTACTGCGGGAATGCGTGGAATTGTTGGACCAGGGATTAATCGCATGAACACTTACACAGTGCGTCAGGCAACAGAAGGATTATCACGCTTAATTGAGAGTTACGGGGAAGAAGCGAAAAAACGTGGGGTAGCGATTGCATACGATTCACGTCATTTTTCACCAGAATTCGCAATGGAGTCTGCACGTACACTAGCGACTCACGGTATTGCGTCATATGTATTTGAAAGCTTACGTCCAACACCTGAATTATCATTTGCGGTACGTCACTTACATACATTTGCCGGAATTATGATTACAGCTAGTCATAACCCAGCAGCCTACAACGGATATAAAGTATACGGTGAAGACGGCGGTCAAATGCCTCCAAAAGATGCAGATGCTTTAACTGCATACGTTCGTCAAGTGGCAAATCCACTTGAAATCGAAGTGCTAGATGATGATGCATTAGAAGCATCAGGGCTTGTAACGATTATCGGAAAAGACGTGGATGATGCGTACTTAAAAGAAATCAAAACAGTCTCTGTAAATCCAAAACTTCTTAGCGATGTAGAAGGATTATCAGTCGTTTATACACCGTTACACGGTACTGGTTTAATGCTTGTAGAAAAAGCATTAGAACAAGCAAACTTCAAAGGATTGCATGTGGTTGAAGAACAAGCGGTGCCAGATGGAGACTTCTCAACAGTTAAATCTCCAAACCCTGAAGAAGCAGGTGCATTTGAGTATGCGGTAGAACTAGGGAAAAAAGTAGGCGCTGATGTATTATTAGCCACCGACCCTGATGCGGACCGTATGGGGGCTGCCGTACGCTTACCAGATGGAAGCTACCAAGTAATTACAGGAAACCAAATCGCGGCCATCTTAGTGGATTACTTATTATATGCTCACCAACAAGCAGGAACTCTTCCAAGTAACGCGCTTGTCGTGAAATCAATCGTAAGTAGCGAACTTCCAACAGCCGTTGCTAAAAGCTATGGCGCTGAAATGATGAATGTATTAACAGGATTCAAATTCATTGCAGAACAAATCCAACACGACGAAGAAACTGGAGAACATACTTTCATGTTCGGTTTCGAAGAAAGTTATGGATACCTTGTGAAATCATTCGTTCGTGATAAAGACGCGGTTCAAGCAGTGTTATTACTAACAGAAGTAGCAGCACACTTCAAGAACGAAGGCAAGACTTTATATGACGGACTTCAAGCATTATATGCAAAACACGGTTACTTCTTAGAAAAAACAATTTCTGTGACAGTAGCTGGTTTAGAAGGGCCACAAAAGATCAAAGCCTTATTAGACGGCTTACGCGCTTCCGTTCCAACAAGCTTTGGAGGATTGAAAGTAGCATTCGCACAAGACTTTGCAGTAAACGAACAAAAAGATGCGAATGGAGTTGTTACTGAAATCGGACTTCCAACATCTAATGTATTGAAATATATCTTAGAAGATGGCTCTTGGATTGCGGTTCGCCCAAGTGGTACAGAACCAAAAATCAAGTTCTACATCGGTGCTAAAGCGGAAAGCGAAGAATCTGCAAAAGAAAAAGTTGCAGCCTTACAAGCCGACTTAGAAAAATTACAATAA
- the rhaD gene encoding rhamnulose-1-phosphate aldolase has protein sequence MTKFIESPAVQKLCELTKESYLRYWDERNGGNVSVRLEASEVEGYEDVKEVKRVLDLGFDASTHAGYYYLVTGTGRYFRNVTNQPLLDLGLVRISEDGQKAELLWGFEDGGKPTSEFASHLMSHIERLKVNPNHKVVFHCHPTNLIALSFTQPLDERHLSRLLWKMQAESIVVFPEGIGVIPYMTPGTNAIGEATAAKMAEFRAVIWPHHGLFASGDTLDETYGLIEVIEKAAMIYSQVGAQGGKILQEITDAQLQEIAEYFHMTPHEGFLEL, from the coding sequence ATGACAAAATTTATTGAATCACCAGCAGTACAAAAATTATGTGAACTGACAAAAGAATCGTACTTACGTTATTGGGATGAACGTAATGGCGGGAACGTGTCAGTACGCTTGGAAGCGAGCGAAGTAGAAGGTTATGAAGACGTAAAAGAAGTGAAACGTGTTCTCGATTTAGGATTCGATGCTTCAACACATGCGGGTTACTATTACTTAGTAACAGGGACAGGACGTTACTTCAGAAACGTGACAAACCAACCGCTTCTTGATTTAGGATTGGTTCGTATTTCAGAAGACGGACAAAAAGCAGAATTGCTATGGGGATTTGAAGATGGCGGAAAACCAACTTCAGAATTCGCGAGCCACTTAATGAGCCATATCGAACGACTCAAAGTGAACCCAAATCATAAAGTGGTCTTCCATTGCCACCCAACAAACCTTATCGCATTAAGCTTCACACAACCATTAGACGAACGTCATTTATCAAGACTTCTTTGGAAAATGCAAGCGGAATCCATCGTTGTCTTCCCAGAAGGAATCGGCGTGATTCCTTATATGACACCAGGAACGAACGCAATTGGGGAAGCAACAGCTGCGAAAATGGCAGAGTTTAGAGCGGTGATTTGGCCACACCATGGATTATTTGCATCAGGCGATACTCTGGATGAAACATATGGATTAATTGAAGTCATCGAAAAAGCAGCGATGATTTACTCTCAAGTCGGTGCACAAGGTGGAAAAATCCTACAAGAAATTACAGATGCGCAATTACAAGAAATTGCGGAATACTTCCATATGACTCCGCACGAAGGATTCTTAGAACTATAA
- a CDS encoding nicotinate phosphoribosyltransferase: MNSVYKDDSLTLHTDLYQINMMKTYWETGVSEKKAIFEAYFRKLPFENGYAIFAGLERIVHFIEQLRFSKTDIEYLRGLGHYPEEFLAYLENFEFKGSIRSAVEGELVFANEPLVQVEGTLAECQLIETALLNIVNFQTLIATKASRVRMVSGDDPVLEFGTRRAQELDAAIWGTRAAYIGGCDATSNVRAGKMFGIPVSGTHAHSLVQAYRDDYEAFKAYATSHRDCVFLVDTYDILKSGVPNAIRVAKEFGDKINFLGVRIDSGDMAYMSKKVRQQLDEAGFTKAKIYASSDLDEKTILNLKMQGAKIDVWGIGTRLITAYDQPALGCVYKLVSIEDENGVMVDTMKISNNAEKVSTPGKKQVWRITRNSDGKSEGDYIALWDERPDQLDELFMFHPVYTYINKTVTDFTARPILQPIFNNGKLVYELPTLQEIKAYKDEQIEALWDEYKRILNPEQYPVDLSQKTYDQKLASIAEIREEVRLKSEQLAKENAK; this comes from the coding sequence ATGAACTCAGTTTATAAAGATGATAGTTTAACACTACATACAGACCTATATCAAATTAATATGATGAAAACATATTGGGAAACAGGCGTGTCTGAGAAGAAAGCCATTTTCGAAGCGTATTTCAGAAAGTTACCATTTGAAAATGGTTATGCAATTTTTGCGGGACTAGAACGCATTGTCCACTTTATTGAACAATTACGTTTCTCAAAAACAGATATTGAATATTTACGTGGACTTGGACATTATCCAGAAGAATTCTTAGCATACTTAGAAAACTTCGAATTCAAAGGAAGCATCCGCTCTGCCGTAGAGGGAGAACTCGTTTTCGCGAACGAACCACTTGTTCAAGTTGAAGGAACGCTTGCTGAATGTCAATTAATCGAAACAGCTTTATTAAATATCGTGAACTTCCAAACGCTGATCGCAACAAAAGCGAGCCGTGTACGTATGGTTTCTGGAGACGATCCAGTACTTGAATTCGGTACTCGTCGTGCGCAAGAATTAGATGCGGCGATTTGGGGAACACGTGCAGCGTACATCGGTGGATGTGATGCGACAAGTAACGTTCGTGCCGGCAAGATGTTTGGCATTCCAGTTTCTGGAACACATGCCCACTCATTAGTACAAGCGTACCGTGATGACTATGAAGCGTTCAAAGCGTATGCCACGAGTCACCGTGACTGCGTATTCTTAGTCGATACGTATGATATCTTGAAATCTGGTGTTCCAAATGCCATCCGTGTAGCCAAAGAATTCGGCGACAAGATTAATTTCTTAGGCGTTCGTATTGACAGTGGTGACATGGCCTATATGTCGAAAAAAGTTCGTCAACAATTAGATGAAGCTGGATTTACAAAAGCGAAAATTTACGCATCAAGTGACCTTGATGAAAAAACAATCCTCAACTTGAAGATGCAAGGCGCTAAAATCGACGTCTGGGGTATCGGGACTCGTTTAATTACAGCATATGACCAACCAGCGCTTGGCTGTGTGTACAAGCTTGTAAGTATCGAAGACGAAAACGGCGTAATGGTGGATACAATGAAGATTTCAAACAATGCGGAAAAAGTATCTACACCTGGTAAGAAGCAAGTATGGCGTATTACACGTAATTCAGACGGAAAATCTGAAGGGGACTACATCGCATTATGGGATGAACGCCCAGATCAATTAGATGAACTCTTTATGTTCCATCCAGTCTACACTTATATTAATAAAACAGTGACGGACTTCACAGCGCGTCCAATTTTACAACCGATTTTCAATAACGGAAAATTAGTGTATGAATTACCAACACTTCAAGAAATTAAAGCGTATAAAGACGAGCAAATCGAAGCGTTATGGGACGAATACAAACGTATCTTGAACCCAGAGCAATATCCAGTCGACCTCTCTCAAAAGACATACGACCAAAAATTGGCAAGTATTGCGGAAATCAGAGAAGAAGTGCGTCTTAAATCAGAACAGTTGGCCAAAGAAAACGCAAAGTAA
- the nadE gene encoding ammonia-dependent NAD(+) synthetase — MRPLQQKIIETLRVKSVINPEEEIRKTVDFLKAYLVKHPFLNGYVLGISGGQDSTLAGKLAQMAINELNEEQDQKVYRFYAVRLPYGVQADEQDAMDAIAFMKATDVLRVNVKDAVDASERSIEELGMEISDFNKGNIKARERMVAQYAIAGQTGCAVIGTDHAAESVTGFYTKFGDGAADITPLWRLNKRQGRAMLQVLGAPEHLYLKVPTADLEEDRPSMPDEVALGVTYEEIDDYLEGKDINEKAAETIENWYRKTEHKRHLPITIYDDFWK, encoded by the coding sequence ATGAGACCATTACAACAAAAGATTATCGAAACGCTTCGTGTGAAATCAGTGATTAATCCTGAAGAAGAAATTCGTAAAACCGTTGATTTCCTAAAAGCGTATCTTGTAAAGCACCCATTCTTGAATGGGTATGTCCTTGGAATTAGCGGCGGACAAGACTCAACGCTTGCTGGGAAACTCGCACAAATGGCGATTAATGAATTGAATGAAGAGCAAGACCAAAAAGTGTATCGTTTCTATGCCGTGCGTCTTCCTTATGGGGTGCAAGCAGATGAACAAGATGCCATGGACGCCATTGCCTTTATGAAGGCAACGGATGTGCTTCGCGTGAACGTGAAGGATGCAGTAGATGCGTCTGAACGTAGTATTGAAGAACTTGGAATGGAAATTTCAGACTTCAATAAGGGAAATATCAAGGCACGTGAACGCATGGTGGCTCAATATGCGATTGCAGGTCAAACGGGTTGTGCCGTTATCGGGACAGACCATGCGGCAGAATCGGTAACAGGTTTCTATACGAAATTCGGGGACGGAGCTGCGGATATCACTCCATTATGGCGTCTTAATAAACGTCAAGGCCGTGCGATGTTACAAGTGCTGGGTGCTCCAGAGCATTTATACTTGAAAGTTCCAACGGCAGACTTAGAAGAGGATCGTCCATCGATGCCAGACGAAGTAGCGCTAGGGGTGACTTACGAAGAGATTGATGATTATCTCGAAGGAAAAGACATCAACGAAAAAGCAGCAGAGACGATTGAAAATTGGTATCGAAAGACCGAACATAAACGTCACTTACCAATTACAATTTACGATGATTTTTGGAAATAA
- a CDS encoding glucosamine-6-phosphate deaminase, translating to MEVIVVKTQEEGAKAAFEVFKRAYNEGAQVFGLATGSSPIGLYELLRNSDLDFSDRVSVNLDEYVGLAPTDEHSYHYFMKEQLFDAKPFKHSYLPDGLAKDVDAEVERYERILQENPVDLQLLGIGSNAHIGFNEPGTPFTQRTHKVHLTESTIEANKRFFEKEEDVPRYAYSMGLQSIMDAKEIVLIAFGPKKIHAIKGLVEGPITEEVPASILQKHPKVTVICDEAAAALLTK from the coding sequence ATGGAAGTTATAGTTGTAAAAACTCAAGAAGAGGGAGCAAAAGCAGCTTTCGAGGTGTTTAAACGTGCCTATAATGAAGGGGCGCAAGTATTTGGGTTGGCAACTGGATCAAGTCCAATTGGGTTATATGAATTATTAAGAAATAGTGATTTAGATTTTTCAGATCGAGTGTCAGTAAACTTAGATGAGTATGTGGGATTAGCGCCAACAGATGAACATAGCTATCATTATTTTATGAAAGAGCAATTATTCGATGCAAAACCATTCAAACATAGCTATTTACCAGATGGATTAGCCAAAGATGTCGATGCGGAAGTAGAACGCTATGAACGCATTCTTCAAGAAAATCCAGTGGACTTACAATTATTGGGAATTGGAAGTAACGCACATATTGGATTCAATGAACCAGGAACACCATTCACTCAACGTACGCACAAAGTTCATTTAACAGAGTCAACGATTGAGGCGAACAAACGCTTCTTCGAAAAGGAAGAAGATGTGCCACGCTATGCTTACTCAATGGGCTTACAATCAATTATGGATGCAAAAGAAATTGTATTAATTGCATTCGGACCTAAGAAAATTCATGCGATTAAAGGCTTAGTAGAAGGCCCAATTACAGAAGAGGTTCCAGCAAGTATCTTACAAAAACATCCAAAAGTGACTGTGATTTGTGATGAAGCAGCTGCAGCATTATTAACAAAATAA
- a CDS encoding metal ABC transporter ATP-binding protein encodes MITIKNIGVSYAMQPHVLKDCNATIEGPSITGIIGPNGAGKSTLLKAILGLIQSSGEILIDGEPTKKVLQKIAYVEQKSQIDFTFPITIRECVALGRTVKKKPLQRLTKEDWEKVDAAIEEVGLTDLASRQIGALSGGQFQRVLLARCMVQEAQYIFLDEPFVGIDMLSEKVIMTIIRKWKEEGKTILMVNHDLSKVKEYFDQVILVKHAIVASGKTEDVFIKKYLDDVYGGSVYIPQGGEQHA; translated from the coding sequence TTGATTACGATTAAAAATATTGGGGTATCATACGCGATGCAACCACATGTGTTAAAAGATTGTAATGCAACCATTGAAGGACCCTCTATTACCGGGATTATCGGGCCAAATGGTGCAGGTAAATCAACATTATTAAAAGCAATATTAGGACTGATTCAATCATCAGGAGAAATTCTGATTGATGGAGAACCCACAAAAAAAGTATTACAAAAAATCGCCTATGTCGAACAAAAGAGTCAGATTGACTTTACATTTCCAATCACTATTCGTGAGTGTGTTGCTTTAGGAAGAACTGTTAAAAAGAAACCATTGCAACGATTGACGAAAGAAGATTGGGAAAAGGTCGATGCAGCCATTGAAGAAGTGGGATTAACTGATTTAGCATCTCGCCAAATCGGGGCTCTTTCTGGTGGTCAATTCCAACGTGTATTATTAGCACGTTGTATGGTTCAAGAAGCACAATATATTTTCCTTGATGAACCATTTGTAGGGATTGATATGCTTAGTGAGAAAGTCATTATGACGATTATCCGTAAATGGAAAGAGGAAGGAAAGACTATTTTAATGGTCAACCATGACTTATCGAAGGTGAAAGAATACTTTGACCAGGTGATTCTTGTCAAACACGCGATTGTAGCCTCTGGGAAAACAGAAGACGTATTCATTAAGAAATACTTAGATGATGTATACGGCGGTAGTGTGTATATTCCACAAGGGGGTGAGCAGCATGCATAA